The proteins below are encoded in one region of Hordeum vulgare subsp. vulgare unplaced genomic scaffold, MorexV3_pseudomolecules_assembly, whole genome shotgun sequence:
- the LOC123417013 gene encoding DNA-directed RNA polymerase subunit beta, translating to MLRNGNEGMSTIPGFSQIQFEGFFRFINQALAEELDKFPTIKDPDHEIAFQLFAKGYQLLEPSIKERDAVYESLTYSSELYVSARLIFGFDVQKQTISIGNIPIMNSLGTFIINGIYRIVINQILLSPGIYYRSELDHKGISIYTGTIISDWGGRSELAIDKKERIWARVSRKQKISILVLSSAMGSNLREILDNVSYPEIFLSFPNAKEKKRIESKEKAILEFYQQFACVGGDLVFSESLCEELQKKFFQQKCELGRIGRRNMNRRLNLDIPQNNTFLLPRDVLAATDHLIGMKFGTGILDDDDMNHLKNKRIRSVADLLQDQFGLALGRLQHAVQKTIRRVFIRQSKPTPQTLVTPTSTSILLITTYETFFGTYPLSQVFDQTNPLTQTVHGRKVSCLGPGGLTGRTASFRSRDIHPSHYGRICPIDTSEGINVGLTGSLAIHARIDHLWGSIESPFYEISAEKAKEKKERQVVYLSPNRDEYYMIAAGNSLSLNQGIQEEQVVPARYRQEFLTIAWEQIHVRSIFPFQYFSIGGSLIPFIEHNDANRALMSSNMQRQAVPLSRSEKCIVGTGLERQTALDSRVSVIAEREGKIISTDSHKILLSSSGKTISIPLVNHRRSNKNTCMHQKPRVPRGKSIKKGQILAEGAATVGGELALGKNVLVAYMPWEGYNFEDAVLISERLVYEDIYTSFHIRKYEIQTDTTSQGSAEKITKEIPHLEEHLLRNLDKNGVVRLGSWVETGDILVGKLTPQIASESSYIAEAGLLRAIFGLEVSTSKETSLKLPIGGRGRVIDVKWIQRDPLDIMVRVYILQKREIKVGDKVAGRHGNKGIISKILPRQDMPYLQDGTPVDMVFNPLGVPSRMNVGQIFESSLGLAGDLLKKHYRIAPFDERYEQEASRKLVFSELYEASKETKNPWVFEPEYPGKSRIFDGRTGDPFEQPVLIGKSYILKLIHQVDEKIHGRSTGPYSLVTQQPVRGRAKQGGQRVGEMEVWALEGFGVAHILQEILTYKSDHLIARQEILNATIWGKRIPNHEDPPESFRVLVRELRSLALELNHFLVSEKNFQVNREEV from the coding sequence ATGCTCCGGAATGGAAACGAGGGAATGTCCACAATACCCGGATTTAGTCAGATCCAATTCGAGGGATTTTTTAGGTTCATTAATCAAGCCTTGGCAGAAGAACTTGACAAGTTTCCAACAATTAAAGATCCAGATCACGAAATTGCATTTCAATTATTTGCGAAAGGATATCAATTGCTAGAACCCTCGATAAAAGAAAGAGATGCTGTGTATGAATCACTCACCTATTCTTCCGAATTATATGTATCTGCGAGATTAATTTTTGGTTTCGATGTGCAAAAGCAAACCATTTCTATCGGAAACATTCCTATAATGAATTCCTTAGGAACCTTTATTATAAATGGAATATACCGAATTGTGATCAATCAAATATTGCTAAGTCCTGGTATTTACTACCGCTCGGAATTAGATCATAAGGGAATTTCTATCTACACCGGGACTATAATATCAGATTGGGGAGGGAGATCGGAAttagcaattgataaaaaagAAAGGATATGGGCTCGCGTgagtagaaaacaaaagataTCTATTCTAGTTCTATCATCAGCTATGGGTTCGAATCTAAGAGAAATTCTAGATAATGTTTCCTACCCTGAAATTTTCTTGTCTTTCCCGaatgctaaggagaagaagaggattgAGTCAAAAGAAAAAGCTATTTTGGAGTTTTATCAACAATTTGCTTGTGTAGGTGGGGACCTGGTATTTTCGGAGTCCTTATGCGAGGAATTACAAAAGAAATTTTTTCAACAAAAATGTGAATTAGGAAGGATTGGTCGACGAAATATGAATCGGAGACTTAATCTTGATATACCTCAGAACAATACATTCTTGTTACCACGAGATGTATTGGCCGCTACGGATCATTTGATTGGAATGAAATTTGGAACGGGTATACTTGACGATGACGATATGAATCACTTGAAAAATAAACGTATTCGTTCGGTTGCGGATCTGTTACAAGATCAATTCGGATTGGCTCTTGGTCGTTTACAACATGCAGTTCAAAAAACTATTCGTAGAGTATTCATACGTCAATCGAAACCGACTCCCCAAACTTTGGTAACTCCAACTTCAACTTCAATTTTATTAATAACTACTTATGAGACCTTTTTTGGCACATACCCATTATCTCAAGTTTTTGATCAAACGAATCCATTGACACAAACTGTTCATGGGCGAAAAGTGAGTTGTTTAGGTCCTGGAGGGTTGACGGGGAGAACCGCAAGTTTTCGGAGCCGAGATATTCATCCGAGTCACTATGGGCGTATTTGTCCAATTGACACGTCTGAAGGAATCAATGTTGGACTTACTGGATCCTTAGCAATTCATGCGAGAATTGATCACTTGTGGGGATCTATAGAGAGTCCGTTTTATGAAATATCTGctgagaaagcaaaagaaaaaaaagagagacagGTGGTTTATCTATCACCAAATAGAGATGAGTATTATATGATAGCAGCAGGAAATTCTTTGTCCTTGAATCAAGGTATTCAGGAAGAACAGGTTGTTCCAGCTAGATACCGCCAAGAATTCTTGACTATTGCATGGGAACAGATTCATGTTAGAAGTATTTTTCCTTTCCAATATTTTTCTATTGGGGGTTCTCTCATTCCTTTTATTGAGCACAATGATGCGAATCGGGCTTTAATGAGTTCTAATATGCAGCGCCAAGCAGTTCCACTTTCTCGGTCCGAGAAATGCATTGTTGGAACTGGATTGGAACGCCAAACAGCTCTAGATTCGAGGGTTTCCGTTATAGCCGAACGCGAGGGAAAGATCATTTCTACTGATAGTCATAAGATACTTTTATCAAGTAGTGGGAAGACTATAAGTATTCCTTTAGTTAACCACCGTCGCTCTAACAAAAATACTTGTATGCACCAAAAACCTCGGGTTCCACGGGGTAAATCCATTAAAAAAGGACAAATTTTAGCAGAAGGAGCTGCTACAGTTGGGGGGGAACTTGCTTTAGGAAAAAACGTATTAGTAGCTTATATGCCATGGGAAGGTTACAATTTTGAAGACGCAGTACTAATTAGCGAACGTTTGGTATATGAGGATATTTATACCTCTTTTCACATCCGGAAATATGAAATTCAGACGGATACGACAAGCCAGGGCTCCGCTGAAAAAATCACTAAAGAAATACCACATCTAGAAGAACATTTACTCCGCAATTTGGACAAAAATGGAGTTGTTAGGTTGGGATCCTGGGTAGAAACTGGTGATATTTTAGTAGGTAAATTAACGCCTCAGATAGCGAGCGAATCATCATATATCGCAGAAGCTGGATTATTACGGGCCATATTCGGCCTTGAGGTTTCCACTTCAAAAGAAACTTCTCTGAAATTACCTATAGGTGGAAGAGGGCGCGTTATCGATGTGAAATGGATCCAAAGGGACCCCCTCGACATAATGGTTCGTGTATATATTTTACAGAAACGTGAAATCAAAGTTGGGGATAAAGTAGCCGGAAGACATGGGAATAAAGGGATCATTTCCAAAATTTTGCCTAGGCAAGATATGCCCTATTTGCAAGATGGAACACCCGTTGATATGGTCTTCAATCCCTTAGGAGTACCCTCCCGAATGAATGTGGGACAAATATTTGAAAGCTCGCTCGGATTAGCGGGGGATCTGCTAAAGAAACATTATAGAATAGCACCCTTTGATGAGAGATATGAGCAAGAGGCTTCAAGAAAACTTGTGTTTTCAGAATTATATGAAGCCagtaaagaaacaaaaaatcCATGGGTATTTGAACCCGAGTACCCGGGAAAAAGCAGAATATTTGATGGAAGAACAGGCGACCCCTTTGAGCAACCTGTTCTAATAGGGAAGTCCTATATCTTAAAATTAATTCATCAAGTTGATGAGAAAATTCATGGGCGTTCTACTGGGCCCTACTCACTTGTTACACAACAACCGGTTAGAGGAAGAGCCAAGCAAGGGGGACAACGAGTAGGAGAAATGGAAGTTTGGGCTTTAGAAGGATTTGGTGTTGCTCATATTTTACAAGAGATACTTACTTATAAATCTGACCATCTTATAGCTCGCCAAGAAATACTTAATGCTACGATCTGGGGAAAAAGAATACCTAATCATGAGGATCCTCCAGAATCTTTTCGAGTGCTCGTTCGAGAACTACGATCTTTGGCTCTAGAACTGAATCATTTCCTTGTATCTGAAAAGAACTTCCAGGTTAATAGGGAGGAAGTTTGA